One window from the genome of Hydractinia symbiolongicarpus strain clone_291-10 chromosome 1, HSymV2.1, whole genome shotgun sequence encodes:
- the LOC130657821 gene encoding uncharacterized protein LOC130657821 — translation MDNINITCSLQCRSHLQELEVKSADFNKLMTTDCGDNTDCPTYKHRIRRCLRGEIREFSTSNLLKNGCTRAYQRCQRNKRCKKMHDDMTNIHCNLLIPGIECTQECEKALMALTHTRKAKKYLHCRCDSSFHYEGVCHNIRNNALTLCKSKEFRSFLKHKNFRT, via the coding sequence ATGGATAACATCAACATCACATGCTCACTGCAATGTCGGTCACATTTACAAGAACTTGAAGTAAAATCTGCTGATTTCAACAAACTAATGACCACTGATTGTGGTGATAACACGGATTGTCCAACGTATAAACATCGTATACGTCGCTGTTTGCGTGGAGAAATACGAGAGTTTTCTACTTCAAATTTACTCAAAAATGGCTGCACCAGAGCTTATCAACGATGTCAACGAAACAAGCGATGCAAAAAAATGCATGATGACATGACAAACATTCACTGTAACTTGTTGATACCTGGTATTGAATGCACACAAGAATGCGAAAAAGCATTAATGGCGTTGACTCACACGAGGAAagcgaaaaaatatttacattgtcGTTGCGACAGTAGTTTTCACTACGAAGGAGTGTGTCATAACATTCGAAATAACGCTCTTACTCTGTGTAAATCGAAAGAATTTCGTTCGTTCTTAAAACACAAAAACTTCCGCACATAG